The DNA window ACCCGACAATTTGTGCGACGTGATGATCTTCCTCCTGTGGGTCATAATCAGCACAATGTTCAGTCATCTCACCGAAGACAGACAGACGAACACTTGAAAGGGCATCATGTTAGAATTTGTAGCAGTTTTGCGATAGAATCAGTTTTACTTTTCATCTATTGCTTGCATactttttaatagttttgtacttttttagctTGTCTTTAACTGCTTCAAGCTGATCTTCCACTGGGACAATTGAACAGTATGAATGCTCGACACATGATTTCTTTTTCTTGGCAGGTACTGGATATGTTTGCTTGATTTCAGGAACTCGTTTTCTTGGAAGTGGTCTACCTTGTGATTGTACAACTTGCTTATATCGAGGATGACCTGGGATGATGGTAGGCACTGCCAGAGGCTTCAGTTCAGACTTTAATATGTCATCTTCTTTTATGTCTCTTGGGTGCACTCCTGGAAatagatgaaaattattttttttaagctAAGCAGGTTTTCACAAAAAAAGCCATTGGTTGTTTGTTCTTATCTCATTTTTTAAACAGAGCGAAAATTAAATATACGTGTCctgtaaacagtaacaaacataggcagtcattattatatattttatatatgttatacGAGAAGTCGTAAAGTCAttgagtttatttttcaaaaataaaaatatgagttttcttttaaaaaaagattaacaAGTATTGACAGTAGATTTATACCTCTCATTTTGCCAGAAGGTTTTTACTGCGCACCCTGTGATGCCTGAAAATCTTCACGACTTACATTATTCAACCATTGTTGACGAAGTGCTTCATCAGAAGggaacctaaaaataaaattgtactgTAACTGAGTTTAAGGATACACTTTCTGACATCTCTCTGCTACATCTATTTAAAATcttcttttcaaatttaaaattggaCAAGAAAAAACAGCATTAGGACCAAAAACGTGCTTAGTCTGCGCCTAATTTTCACAAGCGGCCATTGTCATTCATGATTTGGCTACTTGATCGCTTATTCATACCTAAATACTGGTATATGTAATACCTCAGTATACATCAGTTCCATTTCAAATTCATTTCTGACGTCCAATACCTTAATTAGGCCTACGGTGTATAGCCTAGTAGATTTAGTAGAAATTAAtacattacaatacagtttggcCCTTTGGGCCTTGAGAGATGCAAAGCAGACGATAATTTGCAACTGCTCGTGCTTCAACGCCTTCATgttgaaagaaaatttaataaatatgaatactTACTCATTGAAGGAGATTCCTGAGGCCTTTTTACACTTATTCGtgcaattaaaacaataatagctCTCGAGCATTGTTTGAGAAGTTGGCAATTATCCGTCGGTgatggctcggcatggtcaagtgggttaaggcgttcgactcgtaatctgtaaagaaaaataaaaa is part of the Tachypleus tridentatus isolate NWPU-2018 chromosome 4, ASM421037v1, whole genome shotgun sequence genome and encodes:
- the LOC143248350 gene encoding uncharacterized protein LOC143248350, translated to MRGVHPRDIKEDDILKSELKPLAVPTIIPGHPRYKQVVQSQGRPLPRKRVPEIKQTYPVPAKKKKSCVEHSYCSIVPVEDQLEAVKDKLKKYKTIKKYASNR